The following are encoded in a window of Acidicapsa ligni genomic DNA:
- a CDS encoding DUF4199 domain-containing protein has protein sequence MKKTVLTFGLIAGVIICVLMGGSLLIADKIGSGHSMILGYTMMVASFLLVYFGIRSYRDNTLAGQISFGRAFTCGILITLITTICYVAMWEIVYFNFMPHFMDSYFAAQIHKVQSSGLDPATTAAQVAAIQHSQQLYQNPLINMAYTFIEPLPVGLIITLISAAILRRKIPVEPAAAPAVMMR, from the coding sequence ATGAAGAAAACCGTCCTCACCTTCGGCCTCATCGCTGGCGTCATCATCTGTGTCCTTATGGGCGGCTCACTTCTCATCGCCGACAAGATCGGCTCGGGCCACAGCATGATTCTCGGCTACACCATGATGGTGGCGTCGTTCCTGCTCGTCTACTTCGGCATCCGCAGCTACCGCGACAACACACTGGCAGGCCAAATCTCCTTCGGCCGCGCCTTCACCTGCGGCATCCTGATCACCCTCATCACCACCATCTGCTACGTCGCCATGTGGGAGATCGTCTACTTCAACTTCATGCCCCACTTTATGGACAGCTACTTCGCCGCGCAGATTCACAAGGTGCAATCCTCGGGACTCGACCCCGCCACCACCGCCGCGCAGGTCGCTGCCATACAGCACTCTCAGCAGCTCTACCAGAATCCCCTCATCAACATGGCCTACACCTTCATCGAGCCCCTGCCCGTCGGCCTGATCATTACTCTCATCTCCGCTGCCATCCTCCGCCGCAAAATTCCTGTTGAACCCGCCGCCGCTCCCGCAGTTATGATGAGATAG
- a CDS encoding helix-turn-helix transcriptional regulator: protein MKRHVLIFGLVGGLLIATLQYTEYRFVIIEHSVEIYSALVAILFATFGIWLGLRITRSRETIRETVVVKEVLVPTESPADAPARFIANAAFAPNTAQQQTLGITARELEILTLVAGGFSNREIATQLFISENTVKTHCARAFDKLGAARRTQAVQRSKELGLLP, encoded by the coding sequence ATGAAGCGCCACGTCCTCATCTTCGGCCTCGTCGGCGGCCTCCTCATCGCCACCCTCCAATACACCGAATACCGCTTCGTCATCATCGAACACTCCGTCGAGATCTACAGCGCGCTCGTCGCCATCCTCTTCGCGACCTTCGGCATCTGGCTCGGCCTCCGCATCACGCGTAGTCGCGAAACTATACGTGAAACAGTCGTGGTGAAAGAAGTACTCGTCCCTACGGAATCCCCTGCGGATGCCCCCGCTAGATTCATTGCCAATGCCGCCTTCGCACCCAATACCGCCCAGCAGCAGACCCTCGGCATCACGGCCCGCGAGCTGGAAATCCTCACCCTGGTCGCCGGCGGCTTCAGCAATCGCGAGATCGCCACGCAGCTTTTCATCTCCGAAAATACTGTCAAGACACACTGCGCCCGCGCCTTCGACAAGCTAGGAGCAGCCCGGCGCACCCAGGCCGTCCAGCGCAGCAAAGAACTAGGCCTCTTGCCCTGA
- the pyk gene encoding pyruvate kinase, with amino-acid sequence MSTSDLSFNDSVLHRNAKIVATLGPASNTEPVFRELVRAGLDVARLNFSHGSHEDKLSLIQMIRKVGREEHKPLCILADLQGPKIRTSRLVDHKPVLLVAGEKITITPREVDGTAALVGTTFKTLAENVEKGSRILLSDGLIELRVHEVNDGDVVCEIVNGGKLGENKGINLPGVAVRVPALTEKDDIDLEFALRAGVDAVAISFVRTAEDITLVRERVAYYGGATWIIAKLEKPQAIDNLEAILAVTDGIMVARGDLGVEVPPEKVPAIQKHIIRRAADLRKPVITATHMLESMIDNPRPTRAEVSDVANAIYDGSDAVMLSGESAMGAYPVEAVKMMARIVADAEQNIATDKSDGSLITAPRHKTLSVAETICEATAHAAQDLDLRGIAIFTETGATAIKLSKYQPAAPIYAFSSVDVTINRLNLLWGVIPIRCSKVHTTEAMVELAETLLEQNHYATKGEIVAIIAGTGTKSGSTNFLRLHKLGDRVYRQTEESEATTVDA; translated from the coding sequence ATGTCCACGTCTGACCTTAGTTTTAATGATTCGGTGCTTCACAGAAATGCCAAAATCGTCGCCACCCTCGGCCCCGCATCCAACACCGAACCCGTTTTTCGCGAATTGGTCCGCGCCGGACTGGATGTAGCCCGTCTTAATTTTTCGCACGGATCCCATGAGGACAAACTCTCCCTCATCCAGATGATTCGCAAAGTCGGCCGCGAAGAGCACAAGCCGCTCTGCATCCTCGCCGACCTGCAAGGCCCCAAGATCCGCACCTCCAGGCTCGTTGACCACAAGCCGGTCCTGCTTGTAGCCGGTGAAAAAATCACCATCACCCCTCGCGAAGTCGATGGCACCGCAGCCCTCGTCGGCACCACCTTCAAGACTCTCGCTGAAAACGTTGAAAAAGGCTCCCGCATCCTGCTCTCCGACGGGCTCATCGAACTCCGCGTCCATGAAGTCAACGACGGCGATGTCGTCTGCGAAATCGTCAACGGCGGCAAGCTCGGCGAGAACAAAGGAATCAACCTTCCCGGCGTCGCCGTCCGCGTACCCGCGCTCACCGAAAAAGACGATATCGATCTCGAATTTGCCCTGCGCGCCGGAGTCGATGCCGTCGCCATCTCCTTCGTCCGCACCGCCGAAGACATCACCTTGGTCCGCGAGCGCGTTGCCTACTACGGCGGAGCAACCTGGATCATCGCCAAACTCGAAAAGCCCCAGGCCATCGATAACCTTGAAGCCATCCTCGCCGTTACCGACGGCATCATGGTCGCTCGCGGCGACCTCGGCGTTGAAGTTCCTCCCGAAAAAGTTCCCGCCATCCAGAAACACATCATTCGCCGCGCTGCCGACCTCCGCAAGCCGGTCATCACCGCCACCCACATGCTTGAGTCGATGATCGACAACCCGCGCCCCACGCGCGCCGAGGTTTCCGACGTTGCCAACGCCATCTACGACGGCTCCGACGCAGTCATGCTCTCCGGCGAATCCGCCATGGGCGCCTATCCCGTCGAAGCAGTCAAAATGATGGCCCGCATTGTCGCCGATGCCGAGCAGAATATCGCTACCGACAAATCCGATGGCTCCCTGATCACCGCCCCGCGCCACAAGACGCTCTCCGTAGCCGAAACCATCTGCGAAGCCACCGCCCACGCAGCCCAGGACCTCGACCTACGCGGTATCGCTATCTTCACCGAAACCGGCGCCACAGCCATCAAGCTGTCGAAGTACCAGCCCGCCGCTCCCATCTACGCCTTCAGCTCCGTCGATGTAACCATCAACCGCCTCAACCTGCTCTGGGGAGTCATCCCCATCCGTTGCTCCAAGGTCCACACGACTGAAGCAATGGTTGAGCTGGCCGAGACCCTCCTGGAGCAGAACCACTACGCCACCAAGGGCGAAATCGTAGCCATCATCGCCGGCACCGGCACCAAATCCGGCAGTACCAACTTCCTGCGCCTCCATAAACTAGGCGACCGCGTCTACCGCCAGACAGAAGAATCCGAAGCCACCACCGTAGACGCCTAA
- a CDS encoding YihY/virulence factor BrkB family protein, with the protein MGVRSRHLRSAVRQAWQNDVVNTAKAAAYSGMLMLFPAFLVLTTLLALVPQGNALLDVIRTTAEQFLPADTMSLLQSYFVTRRAYSLQVMLSATSLSSLAGLGMMLTIMEGFRRAYRLPRDSWCFWKRQLRALMLLPIAFVPLSLATLLLIFGHSFEIWMINNSDHEILILVVLFWRFARWTLAALTSITVLGTLYHFGTRSKEHWHCIIPGAIAATLLWFPATLAFGWYVTRIADYSMLYGSLGTGIATLVWLYITSFSVLLGAELNGVLYRERQAVWDKKLPGQTPLI; encoded by the coding sequence ATGGGCGTCCGCAGCCGACATCTTCGCAGCGCAGTACGGCAGGCGTGGCAAAACGACGTGGTGAATACCGCGAAGGCCGCCGCCTACTCCGGCATGTTGATGCTGTTTCCCGCTTTTCTCGTGCTCACCACCCTGCTGGCGCTCGTCCCGCAAGGCAACGCTCTTCTGGATGTCATCCGCACCACCGCCGAACAGTTCCTGCCGGCCGACACCATGTCCCTGTTGCAGTCCTACTTCGTCACCCGCCGAGCCTATTCCCTCCAGGTCATGCTCTCCGCAACCTCCCTCAGCAGCCTGGCCGGACTCGGCATGATGCTCACCATCATGGAAGGCTTTCGCCGCGCCTATCGCCTGCCCCGCGACTCCTGGTGCTTCTGGAAACGACAGCTCCGCGCCCTCATGCTTCTCCCGATAGCGTTCGTTCCCCTCTCGCTGGCCACGCTTCTGCTCATCTTCGGGCACTCCTTTGAAATCTGGATGATCAACAATTCCGATCATGAAATACTCATCCTCGTCGTGCTGTTCTGGCGCTTCGCACGCTGGACCCTCGCCGCTCTAACCAGCATTACCGTTCTCGGAACCCTCTACCATTTCGGAACCCGCAGCAAAGAGCACTGGCACTGCATCATCCCCGGCGCCATCGCCGCCACCCTGCTCTGGTTCCCCGCCACCCTGGCCTTTGGCTGGTACGTCACTCGCATCGCTGACTATTCCATGCTCTACGGCTCCCTCGGAACCGGCATCGCCACCCTCGTCTGGCTCTACATCACCTCATTCAGCGTCCTGCTCGGAGCCGAACTTAACGGCGTTCTCTACCGCGAACGGCAAGCCGTATGGGACAAGAAACTCCCCGGACAAACGCCCCTCATATAG
- a CDS encoding site-2 protease family protein, translating to MSIQFVIALYEFVILLFSLSFHECAHGWMASRLGDQTARMQGQITMNPVRHIDPFGTVLFPLLMAFGPLIGFGGGLVFGWAKPTPIISRNFKHIRRDENLVAAAGPIANLILVAGAFLLLVVLMKLIPGGAPAVYAAMHFGVILGTTSVPQALALLGYLTIVVNLALFFFNFLPIPPLDAGTVLRNMLPYNSLNTYDTIARFGFILIFILGRIVVSFFIGPALGVVNGLLALFLRA from the coding sequence ATGAGTATTCAGTTTGTAATTGCGCTGTACGAGTTTGTAATTCTTCTTTTTTCACTTTCGTTTCACGAGTGCGCACACGGATGGATGGCCTCTCGCCTGGGCGATCAGACAGCCCGGATGCAGGGTCAGATCACCATGAACCCCGTCCGCCACATCGACCCCTTCGGAACCGTTCTCTTTCCCCTGCTCATGGCCTTCGGTCCACTCATCGGCTTCGGTGGCGGCCTTGTCTTCGGCTGGGCCAAGCCGACGCCAATCATCAGTCGCAATTTCAAACACATCCGCCGCGATGAAAACCTCGTCGCCGCCGCTGGCCCAATCGCTAATCTGATTCTCGTCGCCGGGGCATTCCTGCTGCTCGTCGTGCTGATGAAGCTCATTCCAGGCGGCGCACCCGCCGTTTACGCCGCAATGCATTTCGGCGTCATTCTCGGCACAACATCGGTTCCGCAGGCGCTGGCGCTGCTCGGTTACCTCACCATCGTTGTCAACCTGGCACTCTTCTTCTTCAATTTTCTGCCAATTCCGCCACTCGACGCCGGTACGGTCCTCCGCAACATGCTGCCCTATAACTCACTCAATACCTACGACACCATCGCCCGTTTTGGATTCATCCTCATCTTCATCCTCGGTCGCATCGTAGTGAGCTTCTTCATCGGTCCGGCACTGGGTGTAGTGAACGGCCTGCTCGCCCTTTTTCTGCGCGCCTAG
- a CDS encoding acyltransferase, translating to MAELTNAPTDKQARIPQPLPEAEEVYRRWLGYLDEEFTRHQAAERRAEIVRDQLFQLYLGRPHGGKLNFTLTSELPLNVLQLSLDPGNITLEAEHHPDVDQERFAASKPLLWFWIMFDRSPIGLNHWLGIRFRCMLGHHLFAKMGKGVRIDHGVELTYGYNLTIDDGVIVRQRALLDDRAAIHLGEGAVIGNYARIYTHTHDNDDYDKLIFAETTIGARARVGAHTTVLAGTKMGDGEIVGPHGTAK from the coding sequence ATGGCCGAACTCACAAACGCTCCGACCGATAAGCAAGCTCGCATCCCACAACCTCTCCCCGAAGCAGAGGAGGTCTACCGTCGCTGGCTCGGCTACCTCGATGAAGAGTTCACGCGTCATCAGGCGGCAGAGCGTCGCGCCGAGATCGTCCGCGACCAGCTCTTCCAGCTCTATCTGGGACGACCGCACGGGGGCAAACTCAACTTCACCCTCACCAGCGAACTTCCCCTCAACGTCCTCCAGCTCTCACTCGACCCCGGCAACATCACCCTCGAAGCCGAGCACCATCCCGACGTCGATCAGGAGCGCTTTGCCGCCAGCAAGCCCCTGCTCTGGTTCTGGATCATGTTTGACCGCTCGCCCATCGGCCTCAATCACTGGCTGGGCATCCGCTTCCGCTGCATGCTGGGCCATCATCTCTTCGCCAAAATGGGCAAAGGCGTACGCATCGACCACGGCGTCGAACTGACCTACGGCTACAACCTCACCATCGACGATGGAGTCATCGTCCGCCAGCGCGCCCTGCTCGACGATCGCGCCGCCATTCACCTCGGCGAGGGAGCAGTCATCGGCAACTACGCCCGCATCTACACCCACACCCACGATAACGACGACTACGACAAACTGATCTTTGCCGAAACCACCATCGGCGCCCGCGCCCGCGTCGGCGCTCACACCACCGTTCTAGCTGGAACCAAAATGGGCGACGGCGAAATCGTCGGTCCACACGGCACTGCGAAGTAA
- a CDS encoding Ig-like domain-containing protein encodes MSLPQRARRINTPLALTTGLLICALAIAFVVHSYLSPPTAISVYPTADEAGVDATTRITITFNRKMLSGTINPSTFQLRDDRNRIIPTMVAYEDSPPRAVLSPLTALSPGSTYQITLTGGVPGGGQGGVMDIRRHALATNRTWKFTTGIAPPASPADGPGGPILLVTSSTNGFSQYYAEILRNEGFNEFAVTDIAHLDSATLNKYDLVLMGEFPITKPQVRLLTDWVSAGGNLIAMRPEKQLVESFGLSLADPAALPPSIHDAYIKIDSKTPMGAGLVKQPIQFHGSADLYDLHEATPLALLYRDAKTATPYPASCMRSFGHGNVVLFSYDLARSIVYTRQGNPLWSGIDRDGIPPVRSDDLFYGASKTDQQPDWVDPAQIAIPQADEQQRLLANIITLTNAEKKPLPHFWYLPRGLKAVIVMTGDDHGKGGTVGRFRSYLKKSPPGCSIENWECVRATSNIFVGSISPSQAATFAEQGFEIGLHVYTACTDWPTKTTTAADGTISRSVIRQSADALYTQQLKGFATEYPGVPAPVSNRTDCVTWGDYDTQPQVELIHGIRFDTNYYYWPPKWVQNRPGMFTGSGMPMRFARQDGTLVDVYQATTQMTDESSQIYPYTVDSLLSNALGSSEYYGVFTANMHNDWPKSQGADAILSSALARHVPIVTASQMLKWLDGRNASAFRNLTWSQGQLSFATAIGTGGNGVQVLLPMASSAGNLTSLSLNGHEIRHGTRTIAGLTYAAFPAAPGKFVATYRTSQNATASR; translated from the coding sequence GTGAGCTTGCCTCAAAGAGCACGCCGGATCAATACCCCACTCGCTCTCACCACAGGATTGCTCATCTGCGCGCTCGCTATAGCTTTCGTCGTACATTCTTACTTATCCCCGCCGACTGCTATATCGGTCTATCCCACAGCAGATGAAGCCGGTGTCGATGCAACAACCCGCATCACGATAACCTTCAACCGAAAGATGTTGAGTGGAACGATCAATCCCTCGACCTTCCAGCTTCGTGACGACCGCAACCGAATTATCCCCACGATGGTTGCCTATGAGGATTCACCACCCAGGGCCGTGTTGTCTCCACTCACCGCTCTGAGCCCAGGCTCTACCTACCAGATCACGCTCACCGGCGGAGTACCGGGTGGAGGACAGGGTGGAGTGATGGACATTCGCCGCCATGCACTCGCAACCAATCGCACCTGGAAATTCACCACCGGAATCGCCCCCCCAGCCTCGCCAGCCGATGGACCAGGTGGTCCCATTCTCCTCGTCACCAGCTCCACCAACGGCTTCAGCCAGTACTATGCGGAGATACTGCGCAACGAAGGCTTCAACGAATTCGCCGTCACCGACATCGCACATCTCGACAGCGCCACGCTGAATAAATACGACCTCGTCCTGATGGGAGAATTTCCAATCACGAAGCCGCAGGTCCGTCTTCTAACAGACTGGGTCTCCGCAGGAGGCAATCTCATTGCAATGCGCCCCGAGAAACAGCTCGTCGAAAGCTTCGGATTGAGCCTGGCCGACCCCGCAGCCCTCCCGCCCTCCATACACGACGCGTACATCAAGATCGACTCGAAAACACCGATGGGCGCGGGCCTCGTAAAGCAGCCAATTCAATTTCACGGATCGGCGGATCTGTACGACCTCCACGAAGCCACCCCGCTTGCCCTGCTGTATCGCGACGCAAAGACTGCCACCCCATACCCGGCATCCTGTATGCGCAGCTTCGGACACGGCAATGTCGTCCTCTTCAGCTATGACCTCGCTCGCTCCATTGTCTATACCCGCCAGGGAAATCCACTCTGGTCCGGAATCGATCGCGATGGAATACCTCCAGTCCGCTCCGACGATCTTTTTTACGGAGCAAGCAAGACCGACCAGCAGCCGGATTGGGTCGATCCCGCCCAGATAGCCATTCCTCAGGCAGACGAGCAGCAGCGCCTGCTCGCAAACATCATCACCCTCACGAACGCAGAGAAAAAGCCCCTGCCTCACTTCTGGTATCTTCCACGCGGACTCAAAGCTGTAATCGTCATGACCGGAGACGACCACGGCAAAGGAGGAACAGTCGGCCGCTTTCGAAGTTACCTGAAGAAAAGCCCCCCCGGATGCTCTATCGAGAACTGGGAATGTGTTCGCGCAACGTCCAATATCTTCGTGGGATCCATCTCGCCCTCACAAGCCGCCACCTTCGCCGAACAAGGCTTTGAAATCGGGCTTCACGTATACACCGCCTGCACAGACTGGCCCACGAAGACAACCACCGCAGCCGATGGAACCATCTCTCGAAGTGTGATCCGGCAATCTGCGGATGCCCTGTACACGCAACAGCTCAAAGGCTTCGCGACTGAATATCCTGGCGTCCCAGCTCCTGTGAGTAACAGAACCGATTGCGTCACCTGGGGAGACTACGATACACAGCCGCAGGTTGAGCTGATCCACGGCATCCGCTTCGATACCAACTACTATTACTGGCCGCCGAAATGGGTGCAGAATCGTCCCGGCATGTTTACCGGATCGGGGATGCCCATGCGCTTCGCCCGTCAGGACGGCACACTCGTGGATGTCTACCAGGCCACGACGCAGATGACGGATGAGTCCAGTCAGATATATCCATACACTGTGGATTCACTGCTTTCCAATGCCCTGGGAAGCTCGGAATACTACGGTGTTTTCACCGCGAACATGCACAATGACTGGCCCAAATCTCAAGGAGCAGACGCCATCCTATCCTCAGCTCTCGCGCGCCACGTACCCATCGTGACGGCATCACAAATGCTGAAGTGGCTCGATGGCCGCAATGCATCCGCGTTTCGAAATCTGACATGGAGCCAGGGACAGCTCAGCTTCGCGACCGCCATAGGCACCGGAGGCAACGGCGTTCAGGTACTTCTTCCAATGGCATCGAGCGCAGGTAATTTAACCAGTCTGTCACTAAACGGACATGAAATCCGCCATGGAACACGCACCATCGCAGGCCTGACCTACGCCGCCTTTCCCGCAGCTCCGGGCAAGTTTGTGGCCACATACCGCACCTCCCAAAACGCAACCGCCAGCCGATAA
- a CDS encoding chitinase, with protein MRIKSLCLLVLLALSPLTFAAAHAQQGTNAGTVPTFQHTIGSSSYTLVGRDPAQGGTTAIPTVLVPITLSFEAKKTAGKPFAMDAASDVPGILSSPIFTRFAFTPGEKTQYADALLRTTFPRQGGWHTLLDKPEVKPLKITIPIGFGYVLTSQKSGQSLAVVDVQFLQKELFKQLPRQDGKLVIAVTHNTTYYSDGDATECCSWGTHGVDSATGNSFVLSSYLHAAPSVVEDSDIQPLTQQLAEFINDPLHDPLLEGGYRSPGAPGNIVPAWMRLAHVPAGDQGRCGGTHIASSYFLLEPTNTNPKNNIPASKGFLAHTATTTYHLQNVALLQWYTGASQDLGSTFSFPDANTLTEAAQPCPARGHRGGDDEEPAAPLPAVAASGLTSAGNGHKLIGYWSGYGRAGTAFPLREVSPQWDIILVAFATPDKDAPEGTMKFQTPAGLDPTQFKADIAYLKSKGKKVMISLGGGGQHFTLADPNRVPNYVSSVTQIVSEYGFDGIDIDFESPSLSIDPGDTNFQHPTTPSIVNLISALHQLHDHFGPSFMISLVPEGTQIPSGYPSYGGQFGSYLAITYAIRDILSFIDVQDYNTPPLQGLDGEIYQPGTVNYHAAMTELLLHGFNVGGDPKHFFPPLPPSQVAVGFLTPDTTPTIVNQAMDYIITGKAPAGTTYKLRNPHGYPGMIGAMFWTIDDDRRNNYEYSNTVGPQLHNYPAAK; from the coding sequence ATGAGAATCAAATCCCTTTGCTTGCTCGTTCTCCTCGCCCTGTCGCCGCTTACATTTGCCGCCGCCCACGCGCAGCAAGGCACCAACGCCGGCACCGTGCCCACCTTTCAGCACACTATCGGCAGCAGTTCCTACACCCTCGTAGGCCGTGACCCTGCACAGGGAGGCACCACTGCCATCCCTACCGTGCTCGTCCCCATCACGCTCTCCTTCGAGGCAAAAAAGACCGCAGGCAAGCCCTTCGCAATGGACGCAGCCTCCGACGTGCCCGGCATCCTCAGCTCCCCCATCTTCACCAGATTCGCCTTCACCCCCGGCGAAAAAACGCAGTATGCCGACGCCCTGCTGCGCACCACCTTTCCCAGGCAGGGCGGGTGGCACACCCTGCTTGACAAGCCCGAAGTAAAGCCTCTGAAGATCACCATCCCCATCGGCTTCGGCTACGTTCTCACCTCGCAGAAAAGCGGCCAATCTCTCGCCGTAGTCGATGTTCAATTTCTTCAGAAGGAACTCTTCAAGCAGCTTCCCCGTCAGGATGGCAAGCTGGTCATCGCCGTCACCCATAACACCACGTATTATTCCGATGGAGACGCGACCGAGTGCTGCTCCTGGGGCACGCATGGCGTAGATTCCGCGACCGGAAACTCCTTCGTCCTCAGCTCTTATCTCCACGCGGCACCCTCTGTCGTCGAAGACAGCGACATACAGCCGCTAACCCAGCAGCTCGCCGAATTCATCAACGACCCGCTCCATGATCCGCTCCTCGAAGGCGGCTATCGCAGCCCCGGCGCCCCGGGCAATATCGTTCCCGCCTGGATGCGTCTCGCCCACGTCCCTGCTGGCGATCAAGGCCGATGCGGAGGCACACATATCGCCTCCTCCTACTTCCTGCTCGAACCCACCAATACCAACCCCAAAAACAATATCCCCGCGTCGAAGGGCTTCCTTGCCCATACCGCCACCACTACGTACCATCTGCAGAATGTAGCCCTGCTTCAGTGGTACACAGGTGCCTCGCAAGACCTCGGCAGCACATTCAGCTTCCCCGACGCAAACACACTTACCGAAGCCGCCCAGCCATGCCCCGCACGCGGACACAGAGGAGGAGACGATGAGGAACCCGCCGCTCCGCTGCCCGCAGTCGCAGCAAGCGGCCTCACTTCCGCAGGCAACGGTCACAAGCTCATCGGTTACTGGTCCGGTTATGGCCGCGCAGGCACAGCCTTTCCTCTTCGCGAAGTATCGCCGCAATGGGACATCATCCTCGTAGCCTTCGCCACTCCGGACAAAGACGCTCCTGAAGGCACCATGAAATTTCAAACGCCCGCAGGACTCGACCCAACTCAATTCAAGGCCGATATCGCCTATCTGAAGAGCAAGGGCAAAAAGGTCATGATCTCTCTCGGTGGCGGAGGTCAGCACTTCACACTCGCCGATCCCAACCGCGTTCCGAACTATGTTTCTTCCGTGACCCAGATCGTCTCCGAGTATGGCTTCGACGGCATCGACATCGACTTTGAAAGTCCCTCACTTTCCATCGACCCCGGCGACACCAACTTCCAGCATCCGACCACGCCGTCAATCGTGAATCTCATCTCAGCGCTGCATCAGCTTCACGATCACTTCGGCCCCAGCTTCATGATCAGCCTCGTGCCCGAAGGCACACAGATTCCCTCCGGCTACCCAAGCTACGGCGGACAGTTCGGTTCCTATCTCGCTATCACTTACGCCATCCGCGACATCCTTTCCTTCATCGATGTGCAGGACTACAACACTCCACCGCTTCAGGGCCTCGATGGCGAAATCTATCAGCCCGGTACGGTGAATTATCACGCCGCCATGACCGAGCTACTGCTCCACGGATTCAATGTCGGCGGCGATCCTAAACACTTCTTCCCACCTCTGCCGCCCAGCCAGGTAGCTGTCGGCTTCCTGACTCCCGACACCACGCCCACCATCGTCAACCAGGCAATGGATTACATCATCACCGGCAAAGCCCCCGCCGGAACCACTTACAAACTACGCAATCCCCACGGCTACCCCGGCATGATCGGCGCCATGTTCTGGACCATCGACGACGATCGTCGCAACAACTACGAGTACTCCAACACCGTCGGCCCTCAGCTCCACAACTACCCGGCTGCAAAATAA
- a CDS encoding SIMPL domain-containing protein: MMKTICAAVATFVLFLPGLTTAQTIQINRENKTIAINTSDEASSTADIAAVNIGFEVFSPDSQTAYAEASRISHAVMDALKKAGVDSKSIESKTQTLNRNNNFDERDTAEDRAKKQFHFQQSWEVSVSPQNAANVLHLAVSAGANQGGDIEWRLSGRKDLQAKAAANALVKARAVATQMAEGLHVRLGPLIYASNETPNAKIFFARPRNIPEMYSSVSMASVIPNTLPLEIRPQLIREEATVYAVFAIE; this comes from the coding sequence ATGATGAAAACAATCTGCGCTGCTGTTGCAACATTCGTTCTGTTTTTGCCTGGATTGACCACCGCACAGACAATCCAGATCAATCGGGAAAACAAGACGATTGCCATCAACACCTCGGACGAGGCATCTTCAACTGCAGACATCGCCGCCGTTAACATCGGCTTTGAAGTCTTCTCGCCGGACTCGCAAACCGCCTACGCAGAAGCCAGCCGCATCTCCCACGCTGTCATGGACGCCCTCAAAAAAGCAGGCGTGGATAGTAAAAGCATCGAGAGCAAGACCCAGACACTGAACCGCAATAACAACTTTGACGAACGGGATACAGCCGAAGACCGAGCTAAAAAACAATTTCACTTCCAGCAATCCTGGGAGGTAAGCGTAAGCCCGCAGAACGCCGCAAACGTTCTTCATCTGGCGGTTTCCGCCGGAGCAAATCAGGGCGGCGACATCGAGTGGCGTCTCTCCGGACGCAAAGATCTGCAGGCAAAAGCCGCAGCGAACGCCCTGGTGAAAGCTCGCGCAGTCGCCACTCAAATGGCAGAGGGTCTGCACGTCAGACTTGGCCCGCTCATCTACGCCAGCAACGAAACACCGAACGCAAAAATCTTCTTCGCCAGGCCTCGAAACATTCCGGAGATGTACTCCAGCGTATCAATGGCATCTGTAATCCCCAACACCCTCCCACTTGAAATTCGCCCCCAGTTGATCCGCGAAGAAGCCACAGTCTACGCCGTCTTTGCCATCGAATAA